The Sporosarcina sp. Marseille-Q4943 genome includes the window AGACGTTATACAATTTCTCGATGACCGGCTCCCATTCAGGCGATAAGCCGGCGGAATGTTCTTTCGCTTTTTGAATGAACTCGCTGTTTTCATATTGAAAATCCAAGTATTCCTCTCTTAGAGTAACCCGTACTAGTTCTTTCAATTCACTGGCGTCGACTTCTTCCGGCTGCACGCCCCTTATTTGGATGATTTGAAGGATCGTTTCGTTAATTCTCTCCAAATAGGAAAGGATTCCGCTCAATTGCTCCGCCAGCTTTTCTTCCAACATTTCCTGCATTCCGACCGATATAGTGGATGAGAGGACGTTCCCTTCGATGATGGCGGATGTCCCCGCCTCAATGGTCGCTTTCCGTACAGCCCCGTGAATGAAAACCTTTCCTGCCGCCTCGACGAACATCGAGTTTTCAACGTCCTGCCCGATGCGGACATCACCGTCGAATTGAATATTCCCACTTCTCACGTCGACATTTCCGTCATGAAAGAATTCATTGACCATCTGAGCCTTCACCGTCACGGACTTTACCATACGTTTATCACCTCGAGTCTTATTATTTTTCATCATAGCAAAAAAAGGCCTGTTCACCCAATAAGTGAACAGACCTTTTGATTATAGTGCAGCTTCAACCTCTTCAATCATCTCTTTCATGGACAGCAATCCGCCGCCAGACAGGTACCAGTACTCACCGTTCAAGTAGACGATTTTATTGTTTTTATACGCTTCTGTCTTTTTCACAAGATCGTTTTCCACCGAGTCTTTCGCGCTCGCGCCATTGCCGATTGCGGCGTCACGGTCGATGACGAATAGGACGTCAGGGTTTTTCTCAACGATGTATTCAAACGTAATGTTTTGGCCATGTGTGGAGATTTCGATCTTCTCATCTGCTGCTTTATAGCCCAATACGTCGTGGACCAATCCGAATCGTGAATTCGGGCCGTATGCACTCACTTTGCCTTCGCTTGCAAGTACGACGAGCGCTTTTGAACCTGCGGAGGATGCTTTTTCATGAATATCAGCGATTTTCCCATCAATATCAGCAAGCTCGGACTTCACTTCGTCTTCCTTGCCGAAGATGTCCCCGATCATTTCAGCATTCTGTTTAAATGAATCCATATAATGCGCATAGTCCAGGCCAACGTAAATTGTCGGAGCAATTTCTGCGAATTGCTCGTAAAGATCGGCTTGGCGGGATGAAATGAAGATTACGTCAGGCTTCATTGCGTGGAGCGCTTCAAAATCCGGCTCTTTCAAGCTTCCAAGGTTCACATATTTATCATCATCGTATTTTGAAAGATATCCCGGCACGTTCGCTCTTGGCAATCCTGCCACTTCAATTCCGAGAGCATCCATTGTGTCAAGCGTACCGAAGTCGAATACGACGACTTTCTCAGGGTTTTTCGGTACTTCTACAGCCGTATCGCTCAACTCATGCTCGATGGAAATCGTTTCGCTCGCTTCGTTTGTGTCAGAACCTGATGTTTTCCCTGCTTCTTTCTCTTTTGTGCCACATGCCGCAAGTACAATCATAAGAGCTGCCAACAGTAGCGTCATTGTAAGTTTCTTCATTCATACCATCCTTTTGTTTTAAGAGTTAAAATACACACAAATCCGGCAATTATTCATTTGCTTAATCGGAATATCCATATCGTAAATTTCTTTCAATGCATCCGAATTGATAATATCATTCGTCGGTCCATCCTTGACGACACGGCCATTTTTCAATGCGACGATGCGGTCGGAGTAGACGGACGCGAAGTTAATATCGTGAAGGACAATGACGACAGTCTTTCCGAGATCATCGACCAATCTTCGCAAAATCTTCATAATCTGAACAGAATGTTTCATATCCAAGTTATTCAACGGTTCATCCAACAGGATATAATCTGTATCCTGGGCAATGACCATTGCGATGAATGCCCGCTGGCGTTGTCCGCCCGACAGTTCATCCATATAATCATGCTGCATTTCCATCAAGCCCATATACTCCATCGCCTGCTCGATGATCCGCAGATCTTCCGCATTGAGCTTCCCTCTGGAATATGGGAATCGTCCGAATGAAACCAATTCACGGACTGTCAGACGAACATTCATGAAATTGGATTGCTTGAGAATGGAGACGCGCTTAGAAAATTCATTGGACTTCATCTTATGAACATGGTCATCATCCACTAGCACTTCGCCAGTGTCGGCATCAAGCAGGCGGCTTACCATTGAAAGCAGCGTCGACTTACCCGCACCGTTCGGGCCGATGAATGAAGTGATCTTTCCACGATGGATATTGACGTTCACCTTTTCAACGACCGCTTTTTTTCCATAGAACTTTGACAACTCACGGACTTGGATCATGTGGATCGACTCTCCTTTAATAGTAAGTAGATGAAATATACACCGCCGACAAAATTGATAATGACACTTAGCGTCGTCGAGAACGTGAAGACGCGTTCCACGACCCATTGTCCCCCGACAAGTGCGATGATGCTCATGACGGATGCGCCCGCAATGAGAACCGAATGCTTATATGTTTTGAAAAATTGATAGGCTAAATTTGCAACGATCAAACCAAAGAATGTAATCGGGCCGACGAGTGCCGTCGATACGGAAATCAAAATCGCAGATATGACTAACATCAACTTGACGACCCGGTCATATGAAACACCAAGATTGATTGCCGTGTCCCTGCCAAGCGTCAGCACGTCGAGATCATTGAATGATTTCCAACCGATTATAAATGTGAGAGCGACAATTCCGAGTGCCCACCAAACCAATTCCCCGCTCACATTGTTGAAGCTTGCGAACATCTTATCCTGCACCCGTAAAAATTCATTCGGGTCGATGAGAACTTGCAGGAACGTCGATATGCTTCCGAAAAACGTGCCGACGATAATTCCGACAAGCAACAGGAAGTAAATCGGCTGACCGCCCCTCTTAAAGAGGAACCGATACAAAATGAGCGCGAAAACGATCATTGTGGAAACGGATAAAATGAAATTAACATGTCGGTTTACAATCGTAATATGGTCTGAGCCTAGGAAGAATATGACCGCCGTCTGAAGCAACAAGTACAAGGAATCCAAACCCATAATGCTTGGCGTCAAGATTCGATTATGCGTAATCGTTTGGAATATGACCGTCGAATACGCAATTGCGACTCCAGTCAATGCCATCGCAATCACTTTGATGCTTCGGCGAGGAAGTGCATAGTCAAAACTTCCATTCAAATCGTGGAATAAATACAAAGTACAGAATAGAGCTGCCAATACAGATAAGATGATCAATTTAGTAGAATCACGCATACGCCTTCCTCCTAAACAGCAAGTAGAGGAAAATACCGCTTCCGATGACGCCGACCATCAGACTAATAGAAATCTCATAAGGGTAGATGAGAACTCTGCCCAAAATATCACAAAACAGGAGGAAGATCGCACCTAACAAGGCGGTGTGCGGCAATGTCTTCTTCAAATGATCTCCGTGGAAAATCGATACGATGTTCGGAATGATTAACCCGAGGAACGGAATCATCCCGACCGTCAAAATGACAGTCGTCGTAACAAGAGCCACCAAGATGAGGCCGATATTGACAATCCGCTTATACGCTAGGCCCAAGTTTTTCGAGAAATCCTCACCCATACCGGCGACCGTAAAGCGATTCGCGTACAAATACGTGATGATTAGCACAGGGATGCTTATGTATAGGAGCTCATACCGACCTTTCATGATCATCGAAAAGTCGCCTTGCAGCCAAGCGGACATGTTTTGGATGACGTTTGACTTATACGCGAAGAACGTCGTGATCGATGACAAGATGTTTCCGAACATGAGCCCGACGAGCGGAATGAAAATCGCATCCTTGAACTTGATCCGATCGAGGATCTGCATGAACAGCAACGTCCCTGCTAGCGCGAAGGCGAATGCCACAATCATCTTCTCGATTGTCGATGCATTGGTGAACAATAACATCGACACTAAAATGCCTAACCGGGTGGCATCCAATGTCCCCGCAGTTGTCGGCGAAACGAATTTGTTCCGGCTCAGTTGCTGCATGATCAGACCTGCAATGCTCATCCCTGCCCCTGCGAGTAAGATCGCCACAAGTCTCGGCACGCGGCTAATCAGGAAAATCTCCGTTTCCTCCGATCCAAAATCGAGGAGGTCCAGCGGTTTAATTGAGCTCACCCCAACGAATAACGAGAGGAATGAGAGTAATAGTAGTGCAATGAACAAATAACGTTTCTTCATGAAGAAAGAACTCCGATATCGAATATTTGCTCTAACTGAGAATCTCACAAGTGAAAACGATTATCAATTAGCCGCAAATCCAATTATAGCAGTTATGAATTGAGTGTCAACTGATAATTGAAAATGATTATCAGTTAGTTGAGAAGGGGTTGATGGATAGCTTTGAACAAGTAGGAATCGTGCGGGTAAGTACAATTGTGGCAGAATTTTAACGGGTTTACACCGTTGATTTCTTCGAGTGACAACAAAAAACGACCCGTAACAGCTACTTTCAACTGTTACAGGCCGCTTGCGTATCTTACTCTTGATCTTGACCTTGTTGCATCATTTCTTCCAAATCGACCGCTTCGTCGATTACTTCTTGAGGAACGACGATCTCATCAATCTCGTTAATTTTCGTAAGGACAGATTTCATCTTTTGAACGATGCGCATTTCTTCCTCTTCGATTTTCATCGTCATATCCATGTCTAAATCGAATGCATTCGTGTAGAACGTTTCCTTGTCGATGTACATAACAACTTCAAGGCTTTTCACGTCCATATTTTTCAACATCTCAGCATCTTCCTCAGTCATTTCCAAATCCGAAGGAAGAGCCGAACCCATCAATTCTTTCATAAGACCGCTGAATTTGTCGCCAGAAGCAGATAGCGTCAAAATGTACTCATCGTCTGTTTGTTCGAATTTGAAATCATCTTTGAATTCATTGAACATCTTCATATCCAATGTAGGATCTGTTTCGCCGCCCATTTCCGCCATCATGTCATCATACATATCTTTAGGCATCTTAATCCATTGACCGGATTGAGGGTCATTCATAAAGAAACCTGATTCGCTCATGTACATTTCCAAATCTGCTTTGCCATGTTCACCCATGTCCATCTTCATGTTTTGGTGCATCGCCAATGGCTCGACGATAATATCCATGTCCATTTTGATTTTCGATTTCATTTCAAGTTCTTGACTTGGAATCGAGATTTTTTGATTGATATCCATAACCGCGTGCATGCTCTTTTGCTCTGCTGACACTTCCATCGCTTTGCTATATACTTCTTGCGCCGTCATTTCACTCTTGTTTTCAAGTTCTACCTCTTCACCGGTTTCTGCATCTTTTTTCGGCTCTGCGGCAGACCCACAAGCAGCCAAACCTAGTGCTAGAACACCGACACCGAGACCCTTTAACCATTTTTTCATGAGTTTATCTTCCTCTCTTTGTTTCTCTATATGCTACATCTAATCATACGGCATAAAAGGAAAAGGGTTCCACCATTTTGGGAAATTCCTATAATTTGAATCTTTCCTACCACAAGAATCCTCTATGCCTTTCCTCACCCGCAATAACTTTTTACTTCTGAGGCTTACCATGTCCCTTTGCAATGAATTCCGCTATAATAGCGGAGATAACAGAAAGGACATCATACTATGCTGAAAAAATTCTTTTCTTATTATAAGCCGCATAAGAGGCTTTTCATCATCGACTTTTCGAGCGCGATATTCGTCGCACTGCTCGAGCTGGCGTTTCCGATGGCCGTCCAATGGTTCATCGACACATTGTTGCCTTCCAAGGATTGGGGGATGATCGTTACGACGAGTGCCCTATTATTGCTGGTCTACTTGCTAAGTACATTCCTTCAATACATCGTCAGTTATTTAGGGCATAAGCTCGGCATCAATATCGAGACGGATATGAGACAGGAGCTGTTCAATCATGTCCATCGCCAGTCTTTCCGATTCTTCGACAATACAAAAACAGGCCATATTATGAGCCGGATCACAAATGACTTGTTCGACATCGGAGAGCTTGCCCACCACGGACCTGAAGATGCTTTCATTGCGGTAATGACGATGATTGGGGCTTTCATTCTCATGTTCTCCATTAATCCCGAACTAGCCCTCATTGCAATCTGCATGGTGCCACTTCTCGTTGTACTCGTGACATTTTGCAACATTAAAATGAATGCAGCGTGGCAGAACATGTATGGGAAAATCGCTGACGTCAATGCACGGGTCGAAGATTCGGTGTCTGGTGCGCGGGTTGTCAAATCGTTCACGAATGAGGACTTCGAAATTTCGCGATTCAAAAAAGACAACGGCAGTTTCAGACTAGCGAAGCTCGTCGCCTATAAGGTCATGGCGTGGACGCATTCGAGCATGTATATGATGACGAGGCTTGTAACGTTGATCGTCCTTGTAGTCGGCGCATGGTTCACATACAATGGCAGCCTGAAGCCAGGGGAGCTTGTCGCATTCATTCTTTTCGTCAATGTTCTTATTAAGCCTGTCGATAAAATTAGTGCATTGCTTGAATTGTATCCGAAGGGGATGGCAGGCTTCCGCAGATTTCGCGATTTGATTGAACAAGAGCCTGAAATTAAAGATCGGCCGGGTGCGATGGCTGTCAGTCATTTAAATGGGGACATCCTATTCGATGACGTTCATTTCCAATACGATGATAATAAAAACGTATTGAGCGGCATCGACTTATCGATAAAATCCGGTGAGACGATTGCATTTGTCGGTCCATCCGGTGCTGGAAAGACAACGATTTGTTCTCTTATTCCACGGTTTTACGATGTCGATTCAGGCGCAATTTCAATTGACGGCATCGATATTCGCAACATGACGCAGCAATCTTTGCGTTCACAGATCGGAATTGTGCAGCAAGACGTCTTTTTATTCACAGGGACGATTAAGGAAAACATCGCGTACGGAAATTTGGATGCAACCGATGAAGAAGTGATAGTTGCCGCTCAAAAGGCGCATTTGGAGGAGTTCATCGCTTCACTTCCTGACGGCTACGAGACGCAAATCGGTGAACGTGGTTTGAAATTATCAGGCGGCCAGAAGCAACGGCTAGCGATTGCGCGCATGTTCCTGAAAAATCCTCCGATCCTCATTTTGGATGAAGCGACGTCCGCTTTGGATACGGAAACGGAGCGGATCATCCAGCAATCATTGAACGAGTTGGCTGAAAACCGGACAACTCTCGTCATTGCACACCGATTGGCGACAATCCGGGATGCAGACCGGGTCATTGTCGTTACGGAAGACGGAATTGCGGAAGATGGGAAATACGATGAGTTAGTGAGGAAGGGCGGCATTTTTGCCCGCTTGCATAATATTCAATTCCAAGAGGTTTAACATTATGAGAATCGGGGATACTAGTAACATCCCACCCCCTTTCTCTTTATAGATAAAAACTGCACCGCCGACTTTCGAGTCGCGGTGCAGTTTTTTCATTTGTTATTTTTATTAATGACTTATAATAAACTCCTCGAACTTCTCCCTTTCGGAGCCATCCATTTCGACGGTCATCAGCGTGCCCTCTTCCTCATATTCCGTCTTCTTCACATTCGCCTTGTCATTCAAATAGGACACGACATCTCCGCGATCGAACGGAACGAGCAATTTACAAGTGATGTATTGTTCAAAGATCTTTTTCTTAATCAAATCTAACAGTTCGTCCAATCCTTCCGCCTCTTTTGCTGAAATCCAGACGCTATCCGTGTTCTCTCTTGGATAAGGGACTCCTGCGAGGTCAGCTTTATTGTAGACATTGATGGTTGTAATATTTTCGACACCGACGTCCTGCAACGTCTCATTCGTCACTTCCATCATGTAGCGGTATTCGGGATTTGACACGTCGACGACATGCAGAAGGAGATCGGCTCCGCGCGCCTCTTCCAACGTGGAGCGGAATGCCTTAATCAGATGATGGGGCAGCTTCGAAACGAAGCCGACCGTATCCGTCAGAAGGAACTCCTTATTGTCGGGAAGCTTCAAATGGCGCACCGAAGTATCGAGCGTCGCAAAAAGCATATTTTCTTCATATACTTGCTTTGCATGTTCATCGTCCATTTTCCGGAGCAACCCATTCATCAACGTCGATTTGCCGGCATTCGTATAGCCGACAATCGAGACGACCGGGATGCCGCTTTTCTTCCTTTGCTTTCGCTGTGTCTCGCGACGGTCACGTACATGCTCTAGATCCCTCCGTAGCTTCGAGATCTGGTCTTCGATTTTCCGGCGATCGAGCTCAAGCTTCGTCTCCCCGGCCCCCTTGTTTTGGAAGCCTCCGCCCGTTCCGCCCCCTTGCCTGCTCAAAGAGGCACGCAACCCAACGAGTCGAGGAAGCGTATATTGGAGCTGGGCCAACTCAACTTGCATCCGTGCTTCATGTGTCCGAGCACGTCTCGCAAAAATATCGAGGATAAGCATCGTCCGGTCAATGACCTTCACTTGAAGCTCCATCTCCAAGTTGCGGATTTGAGAAGGGGAAAGCTCATCATTGAAAATGATCAAATTTGCATCCGTTTCCTCGTAAAACCGCTTTATTTCTGCAATCTTCCCTTTTCCAACATAAGTCGTCGAATGCCTGCGCTCCAAATTCTGCGTCACTGTTCCAACAACATTCACATCAATGGCTTCCGCCAAATTCTTCAATTCTTCCATTTCATATTCAAAATGCTCATCGTTCTGTTCCTGCACTCCGACAAGAACCGCATATTCCACTAAAATCTCCATAAGTAATCCCCTTTCATACCGTTCTACCGGATGATAACTTCTTGCAATCGATCCTTCCCGCCTTCTTGTTGGATGAATCGAAGTAGGACATTCCCGATTTTAATATCATTCGAATTCCCGACCTTCTGCGAAAGCAGGACTGCCCATTCTCCGATGTCTCGCAAAGGATCTTCCACGCCAAACACGCACTCCCGGATCTCCAGTTTTTCATTCTCTTCGGTCAAGGCCCCTTCTGCGCGCAACTGCTCGAGTCTAATCTCCTCGGGTGTTTCCCACTCGATGAAAAACGGATGCGGCAGCTCATCGGAAACCGGCTGATCGACAAATAGCATCTTCCACTTCCTTAGCTCTCCACCAGCTGTCCGACGCTCTGCATCCATCACGCCGGACGTCTCAAACCCTTTGTTTATAATATCCTCATTAAATTGCTCAATATTGGATACGGATAAACATATTGTCCCCCATCCAGCCTTATCCTTCAAATCATGCAGCAGCAAACGGGTCAACGGATGGTCCACTTGCTCCGCAATCTCGGGGCGTTCGACGGATAGCCATTCGACGTATGCATTTTTCACATACATCAACGCATTATATGTCCCCCATTTTTCATGCCTGCCTCCAATGATTGTTTGGTTGCCTTCATTCCTTTGCTCTTCAACAATCTCGGCAGGGCTTTTCGATGTGAAATAAACAACATGATCAAGCTTCATCTGATACATCCCCCTCTTATGAATAGATTACCATATCCAATAAAAAACGACCTCCGCAACATATGCAGGAGGTCGGTTCCATTACTTTTCTTTTTTCAATAAGACCATTGCGTCATAGAATTCCTTGTCGATTTCCGCGTTCGGACGGTACGTCATTAAGCTGACGAAATATGTCACGGCTAGACAGATAAGGAAGCCTGGCACGATTTCATAAAGAGCATCCGACAGCGCGTCGACAGTACCCCAAATTCCGACAGTGATCGCACCTGCCACCATTCCCCATAATGCGCCAGTTGCTGTCAGCTTGCGCCAATAAAGCGATAGCAAGATGATCGGTCCAAAAGCGCCTCCGAAGCCCGCCCATGCAAATGATACGAGCTTCAAGATCGATTCATTGTTCGGCCAAGCAAGCGCCATTGCAACTAATGAAACAACGAGAACCGCCATCCTGCCGAGGAACACATATCGCTTATCTGTTGCATCGGACTTAATAATTGCCTTGTACAAGTCTTCAATCAGCGCCGAAGAAGTGACGATCAACTGGGAAGAGATTGTACTCATAATAGCGGCAAGTACTGCTGCAAGCATGATACCAGCGATGAATGGGTGGAAAATAATCTGCCCTAATGCAATAAATACCGTTTCCTCATCAACAAGCTCGGCTGCGTTTTGCTGGTAATAAGCGATGCCTACAAGTGCAGTGGCAATCGCACCAAACAAACTCAGCGCCATCCAGCCAATCCCAATCCGGCGTGCGCTTTTCGTTTCCTTCACCGACTTAATCGCCATGAAACGGACGATAATATGCGGTTGTCCGAAATAGCCAAGACCCCAAGCAACGGAAGAAATGACACCTGCTACAGTGGCCCCCTTCACAAGACTAAGCATGTCGGGATTCACTTCACGGATGCTTGCAGCCGTTTCTGCGAAACCGCCTGTTAATGTCAAGCCGATGATTGGCACTAATAATAAAGCAAAGAACATCGTAAGACCTTGAACGAAATCGGTATAACTGACGGCCAAAAATCCTCCGAAAAGCGTATACGCGACAACGACTGCCGAAACGATCAGCATTCCGGAATGATAATCAAGTCCGAATGAACTCATGAAGAACTTGCCGCCGGCTACCATACCTGAAGAGACATAGAATGTGAAGAAAACAAGGATGATGATACCTGAAGCAATTCGCAGAAGTCGCGACTTATCTTTCAGCCGGCTTTCCAAATAACTTGGAATCGTAATCGAGTCGCTTGATACTTGCGTATACACGCGAAGTCTTGGCGCAACGAAAAGCCAGTTCAAATACGCACCTACTGTCAAACCGATGGCAATCCAAGCTTCCGTCAGCCCGACTGCATAAATGGCTCCCGGGAGTCCCATTAGCAGCCACCCCGACATATCTGCTGCGCCAGCACTCAGTGCAGTGACTGCAGGTCCAAGCGATCGACCACCAAGCATGTAATCATTCAAATTCGTTGTTTTCCTATAGGCGTACCAGCCGATGAAAAGCATGGATACCATATAGACAACGATAGCAATTAATTGATAGAAATCACTAGACATCTTTTCCCCTCCTGTTTCTTTTTCTATTTCTTTTTATAATATCATCTTTTCAATTAGTAAAGGAGTCTTTTAAAAATTAACTTTATTATTCCTATAATGGTATAAAATAAGACAAATTCGGGCCACTTCCTACATATTTCCTGGGAAATGAACAGCTTTCGACAGTAGAAATTGGATAAAACACCGAATGAAGAACGTTTAAGCATGGCGAAAGAGGGAATCGTCTACGTAAGGAGGCGATTTCTAATGCCTTGGACTAAAAACGATTACCCTGATTCTTTTAAAAATCTGGATTCCGATGTAAGGAATAAGGCAATTGAAATAGCAAATGCATTGTTACGCGAAGGGAATGAAGAAGGTCGCGCCATTTCCATTGCTACTGCAAAAGCAAGGGAATACGTGCTTGGTGACAGTTCCGTTCGTCCAAAATATGAAGTGAAAGCGCGTGACGAGGACTGGATTCTTATGAAAGAAAATGGCGCACGAGCGATTTTCAAGGAGGATACAAAGGATGACTTACTTGAAAAAGCGAAACCGTACGTCAATGAACATAATGGAATTCTAGCTGTCTACCACGCCGACGGATCACTCGAATCGACATTATACGAATGAATTCTCAACTCTCTTACGATGAATAAATAAACAGGTGAAGGGTTTTCCCTTCACCTGTTGCAAATCGAGTCTTTTTTACAGTTGATGGCTTAATGATTCGTCAATCGACATTTCACGAAGTTTGAACTTCTGAATCTTCCCTGACGCAGTCATCGGGTATTCGTCAGTGAACTTAATATATTTCGGGATTTTATGATGCGAAATATTGCCTCTGCAAAACGAACGTATAGCTTCCTCGTCAATCGCGGCTCCCTTTTTCGGGATGATCCATGCCATCAATTCCTCTCCATATCTCGAGTCCGGCACTCCGACAATTTGAACGTCCGATATTCCTGGATGCGTATATAGGAATTCCTCCACTTCTCGAGGGTAGATGTTTTCCCCGCCACGGATGATGACGTCTTTTATTCGGCCTGTAATGTCGATATAGCCAGCTTCGTCCATGACAGCGATATCCCCAGTACGAAGCCAACCATCCTCATCGATTGCCTCACTTGTCGCTTCCTCATTATTATAATACCCTTTCATCACATGATAGCCGCGTGTGCACAGTTCACCCGGACTACCGGCAGGCACCTTTTCTCCCGTCAACGGATCTATAATTTTCACTTCGACAAACGGATGCGGTTTTCCGACTGTCGATACACGCTTTTCAATCGGATCATCGGTTTGCGTCTGCGTGATGACCGGCGACGCTTCCGTCTGTCCGTAGCAAATCGTAATTTCCTCTGCACCCATTTCGTGGATTACTTGTTTCATCACTTCAATCGGGCAAGTGGAGCCCGCCATGATGCCGGTCCGCAATGTCGACGTGTCGAATCTATGGAAATCCGGGTGGTTCAATTCAGCAATGAACATCGTCGGCACCCCGTTAAGAGCCGTGCATTTTTCATTTTGGACCGCTTCCAATACGCGAAGAGGATTGAACTGTTCAAGGATGACCATTGTCGATCCATGCGTCACCGCAGCTAAGTTGCTCAAAACCGCTCCGAAACAATGGAAGAAAGGCACAGGAATGCAGAGTCGGTCTTTCTCGGTCAATTTCATGAAATCCCCAATGATTTTTCCGTTGTTCACAATATTGTGGTGCGTCAACATGACACCTTTCGGAAAGCCTGTCGTCCCTGATGTATATTGGATGTTGATAACGTCCTCGGGCGACATGCTCTTCTCCCGCTCAGCCAATTCCTCATCCGTAATACCGGCAGCGTGAGCGAGAAACTCCGACCATTTATATATTCCGGATTCCTCGCGATCCGTCATAAGAATAATTCTTTTCAATTTCGGCAGCTTTTCACTGGAAACGACGCCATCTTTGCTATTCTGCAGTTCCGGACAAATGGAACGGATAATGTCGATATAGCTCGTCCCTTTGTATCCTTCATCCAAAATCAATGTTGTCGCATCCGATTGTTTCAGCAAATATTCGAGCTCGTTCGCTTGGTAATTTGTATTCACCGTAACGAGGACAGCCCCCATCTTCCCTGTCGCAAACTGACTCAGCAACCATTGCGGTTTGTTATCGGACCAGATGGCGACATGCTCCCCCCGCTGGATCCCCATCCCGATGAATGCCTTCGCCAGCTCGTCAGTCTCACAATCAAACTCGTCATATGTTCTTCTGATTCCATGCTCCGGATATACATAGGCCTCTTGCTCGGGCAATGCTTTTGCCCAATCCCTTAAGACCTCGCCAACCGTTTTACTCAACAAAGACATCCATCTAACCCCTTTCTGCGAATCTATAGTTATTTACATATTATCACAAAATTCAGAAGGTGTCTTAGGTATTCCTCTTCAAAATAAGTCGTTTCACCAGTTAGGCAAAACGACTCAAGTTCTTTATTCAACAGGGAAAACACGTCCCCTTTCGTCCTTATACACGACATGATG containing:
- a CDS encoding FapA family protein; this encodes MVKSVTVKAQMVNEFFHDGNVDVRSGNIQFDGDVRIGQDVENSMFVEAAGKVFIHGAVRKATIEAGTSAIIEGNVLSSTISVGMQEMLEEKLAEQLSGILSYLERINETILQIIQIRGVQPEEVDASELKELVRVTLREEYLDFQYENSEFIQKAKEHSAGLSPEWEPVIEKLYNVFTDTSMTVVKNAEEFSTLLKEAHALVEQYSARECGNSLLKLPYAINSTLSCNGNIEVTDSGLHNCSVTAKKQVFIEGCCRGGVIVGSEKVSIQETGSKKGVKTVIKTDGEGTITIGLARCGTEIWIGDAVHRIDTDTLGVHARVIDGKLLIK
- a CDS encoding ABC transporter permease; the encoded protein is MKKRYLFIALLLLSFLSLFVGVSSIKPLDLLDFGSEETEIFLISRVPRLVAILLAGAGMSIAGLIMQQLSRNKFVSPTTAGTLDATRLGILVSMLLFTNASTIEKMIVAFAFALAGTLLFMQILDRIKFKDAIFIPLVGLMFGNILSSITTFFAYKSNVIQNMSAWLQGDFSMIMKGRYELLYISIPVLIITYLYANRFTVAGMGEDFSKNLGLAYKRIVNIGLILVALVTTTVILTVGMIPFLGLIIPNIVSIFHGDHLKKTLPHTALLGAIFLLFCDILGRVLIYPYEISISLMVGVIGSGIFLYLLFRRKAYA
- a CDS encoding iron chelate uptake ABC transporter family permease subunit — its product is MRDSTKLIILSVLAALFCTLYLFHDLNGSFDYALPRRSIKVIAMALTGVAIAYSTVIFQTITHNRILTPSIMGLDSLYLLLQTAVIFFLGSDHITIVNRHVNFILSVSTMIVFALILYRFLFKRGGQPIYFLLLVGIIVGTFFGSISTFLQVLIDPNEFLRVQDKMFASFNNVSGELVWWALGIVALTFIIGWKSFNDLDVLTLGRDTAINLGVSYDRVVKLMLVISAILISVSTALVGPITFFGLIVANLAYQFFKTYKHSVLIAGASVMSIIALVGGQWVVERVFTFSTTLSVIINFVGGVYFIYLLLKESRST
- a CDS encoding DUF6612 family protein, which translates into the protein MKKWLKGLGVGVLALGLAACGSAAEPKKDAETGEEVELENKSEMTAQEVYSKAMEVSAEQKSMHAVMDINQKISIPSQELEMKSKIKMDMDIIVEPLAMHQNMKMDMGEHGKADLEMYMSESGFFMNDPQSGQWIKMPKDMYDDMMAEMGGETDPTLDMKMFNEFKDDFKFEQTDDEYILTLSASGDKFSGLMKELMGSALPSDLEMTEEDAEMLKNMDVKSLEVVMYIDKETFYTNAFDLDMDMTMKIEEEEMRIVQKMKSVLTKINEIDEIVVPQEVIDEAVDLEEMMQQGQDQE
- a CDS encoding ABC transporter ATP-binding protein: MIQVRELSKFYGKKAVVEKVNVNIHRGKITSFIGPNGAGKSTLLSMVSRLLDADTGEVLVDDDHVHKMKSNEFSKRVSILKQSNFMNVRLTVRELVSFGRFPYSRGKLNAEDLRIIEQAMEYMGLMEMQHDYMDELSGGQRQRAFIAMVIAQDTDYILLDEPLNNLDMKHSVQIMKILRRLVDDLGKTVVIVLHDINFASVYSDRIVALKNGRVVKDGPTNDIINSDALKEIYDMDIPIKQMNNCRICVYFNS
- a CDS encoding siderophore ABC transporter substrate-binding protein codes for the protein MKKLTMTLLLAALMIVLAACGTKEKEAGKTSGSDTNEASETISIEHELSDTAVEVPKNPEKVVVFDFGTLDTMDALGIEVAGLPRANVPGYLSKYDDDKYVNLGSLKEPDFEALHAMKPDVIFISSRQADLYEQFAEIAPTIYVGLDYAHYMDSFKQNAEMIGDIFGKEDEVKSELADIDGKIADIHEKASSAGSKALVVLASEGKVSAYGPNSRFGLVHDVLGYKAADEKIEISTHGQNITFEYIVEKNPDVLFVIDRDAAIGNGASAKDSVENDLVKKTEAYKNNKIVYLNGEYWYLSGGGLLSMKEMIEEVEAAL